Proteins from one Oscillatoria nigro-viridis PCC 7112 genomic window:
- a CDS encoding NAD(P)/FAD-dependent oxidoreductase: MTQQQPRICILGGGFGGLYTALRLSQLPFSTTEKPEIVLVDRRDRFLFVPLLYELLTGELQTWEIAPPFAELLQNTGVRFCQGTVSGIDVEEKRVLLHDGPEIPCDRLVLALGGETPLDMVKGAVEYAYSFRTLDDAYRLEERLRFLEASNNDKIRVAIVGAGYSGVELACKLADRLGDKGRVRLVEQTDMILRTSPEFNREAATKALEKRQVWIDLETAVEAIGSDTISLLYKGQVDVLPVDIVLWTVGTQVSQAVRSLPLKQNRRGQLIVNSQMQIIDHPDIFALGDLAECHDATNQKVPGTAQTAFQQADYTAWNIWASLTGRPLLPFRYQPLGEMMTLGNDNATLAGLGIKLDGQLAHIARRLAYLYRMPTFDHQLKVGFNWISKPIQELLKS, translated from the coding sequence ATGACTCAACAACAACCCCGGATTTGCATTCTCGGCGGAGGCTTCGGCGGACTCTACACAGCCCTGCGCTTGAGTCAGTTACCCTTCTCCACAACCGAAAAACCCGAAATTGTTCTAGTTGACCGCCGCGATCGATTTTTGTTCGTTCCCCTGCTGTACGAACTGCTGACCGGCGAACTCCAAACCTGGGAAATTGCCCCGCCGTTTGCCGAACTCTTGCAAAACACAGGTGTGCGCTTTTGTCAAGGTACTGTCTCCGGCATCGATGTCGAGGAAAAGCGAGTGCTCTTGCACGACGGGCCAGAAATTCCGTGCGATCGCCTGGTTTTAGCTTTAGGCGGCGAAACGCCCCTAGATATGGTCAAGGGTGCAGTTGAATATGCTTACTCGTTTCGCACTCTCGACGACGCCTACCGCTTAGAAGAAAGACTGCGGTTTTTAGAAGCCAGCAACAACGACAAAATTCGGGTGGCGATCGTCGGGGCCGGTTATTCGGGAGTAGAATTAGCTTGTAAATTAGCCGATCGACTCGGAGACAAAGGTCGCGTGCGGTTAGTCGAGCAAACCGACATGATTCTGCGGACATCGCCGGAGTTTAACCGCGAAGCCGCCACCAAAGCTTTAGAAAAACGGCAAGTGTGGATCGACTTAGAAACAGCAGTAGAGGCGATCGGATCGGACACAATATCCTTACTTTACAAAGGACAAGTAGATGTTCTGCCCGTAGACATAGTGCTGTGGACAGTAGGAACTCAAGTTAGTCAAGCAGTGCGATCGCTACCCCTCAAACAAAACCGCCGCGGTCAATTAATAGTCAATTCGCAAATGCAAATTATCGACCATCCAGATATATTTGCCTTGGGAGACTTAGCTGAATGTCACGATGCAACTAATCAAAAAGTCCCCGGAACAGCCCAAACAGCCTTCCAGCAAGCTGACTACACCGCCTGGAACATTTGGGCCTCCCTCACCGGCCGCCCATTACTTCCTTTCCGCTATCAGCCGCTAGGAGAAATGATGACATTAGGAAATGACAACGCCACCCTGGCAGGTTTAGGAATTAAACTCGACGGACAACTAGCCCACATTGCTCGCCGCCTAGCCTATCTCTATCGGATGCCAACATTTGACCATCAACTAAAAGTTGGTTTCAATTGGATTAGCAAGCCGATTCAGGAGTTGCTTAAAAGTTAA
- a CDS encoding ISAzo13 family transposase: MCYSDEITDLMRKHYQSLSEKDQRKYAAIEAVKQGRGGIIYIARVLGVNRNTIAKGIKELKSESDTTCNQQRIRRRGGGRKTRESEIPDLNERFLEVLKNHTAGDPMSEKIKWTNLTQQQIVEGLKAQEIIVSTTVVQKLLKKHGYVKRQAQKKQTTGVTKNRNEQFENLARITAEYELQGNPIVSMDTKKKEFIGNLYRAGSLYTTEAITTFDHDFWSLAEGKVVPHGIYDLQHNRGYLNLGISKDTSEFACESIKLWWVNYGKFIYPQADSILIKCDGGGSNNSNHHIFKSDLQKLVDELGIEIRIAHYPPYTSKYNPIEHRLFPHVTRACQGVIFTSLELVKKLMAKTHTKTGLSVVVNVIDKIYETGRKVAKGFKETMKIIFDEYLPKWNYRAVPTI; this comes from the coding sequence ATGTGTTACTCAGACGAAATTACTGATTTAATGCGAAAACATTATCAGTCTTTATCTGAAAAAGACCAAAGAAAATATGCAGCGATAGAAGCTGTCAAACAGGGTCGTGGTGGAATTATTTACATAGCCCGAGTTTTGGGAGTAAATAGGAATACAATAGCCAAGGGAATTAAGGAGTTAAAAAGTGAATCAGACACTACTTGTAATCAACAGAGAATTCGTCGACGTGGAGGAGGAAGAAAAACTAGGGAGTCTGAGATACCTGATTTAAATGAGCGTTTTTTAGAAGTCTTAAAAAACCACACAGCCGGAGATCCAATGTCGGAAAAAATTAAATGGACAAATCTTACCCAGCAACAAATAGTTGAAGGTCTGAAGGCTCAGGAAATAATAGTCAGTACAACAGTTGTTCAAAAACTGTTAAAAAAACATGGATATGTGAAACGCCAAGCTCAAAAAAAACAAACAACCGGAGTAACCAAGAATCGTAATGAACAATTTGAAAATCTTGCCAGAATTACCGCCGAGTATGAGTTGCAGGGAAATCCGATTGTTAGTATGGACACGAAAAAGAAGGAATTTATTGGAAATCTATATCGAGCAGGAAGTCTATATACTACGGAAGCTATTACGACATTTGACCATGATTTTTGGAGTTTGGCTGAAGGAAAAGTAGTACCTCATGGAATTTACGATCTGCAACATAACCGAGGATATTTAAACCTGGGAATCAGTAAAGACACGAGTGAATTTGCTTGTGAATCGATTAAATTATGGTGGGTTAATTACGGAAAATTTATCTACCCTCAAGCCGATTCAATTTTGATAAAATGCGATGGCGGTGGCAGTAATAATTCCAATCATCATATCTTTAAATCGGATTTACAAAAATTAGTTGATGAGCTAGGAATAGAAATTAGAATCGCACACTATCCCCCCTATACATCGAAGTATAATCCGATTGAACATCGCTTGTTTCCTCACGTAACCCGAGCCTGTCAAGGAGTAATTTTTACCAGTCTGGAGTTAGTGAAAAAACTCATGGCAAAAACTCATACTAAAACCGGGCTTTCTGTGGTAGTAAATGTAATCGATAAAATTTATGAAACTGGTCGAAAAGTAGCTAAGGGATTTAAAGAAACCATGAAAATTATTTTTGATGAATATCTACCCAAATGGAATTATCGTGCAGTTCCGACTATTTAG
- a CDS encoding S9 family peptidase — protein sequence MQTHTFQQSKTELPPLIEREILFGNPEKTSPQLSPDGKYLAYIAPDENNVLQVQLRTVGQADDRQLTADKKRGIRIFLWTYSGEELIYLQDTDGDENWHLFSVNIQSNLVRDLTPFQGVQAYPIALDRNFPNEILVGMNIRDRSKHDVYRINLKNGAVEFDTDNPGNIVGWTADAQFQVRAATATTADGGSELVFRETADKSWESLRTWGPDEEGGALMFSENGKILYIIGNHDANAERSIALDLETKQETDLASDPEYDVGDILIHPTKREIQAVSFYKDKQEWQILDQSIADDFEAIGKFRPGEFDLTSRNLADTTWLIAYRTDDGPVYYYTYDRASKTCTFLFSNQPKLEGLPLSSMEPISYTARDGLTIHGYLTKPVGVATPVPTVLLVHGGPWGRDTWGYDSEAQWLSNRGYAVLQINFRGSAGYGKAFLNAGNREWAGKMHDDLLDGVNWLVETGISQQDKIAIMGGSYGGYAALVGVTFTPDVFACAVDIVGPSNLITMMETIPPYWEALKAMEYHRIGNLKTEPEFLKSRSPLFLVDRIQKPLLIAQGANDPRVKESESKQIVNAMKQAGKPVEYVLYTDEGHGFARPENRLHFYAIAEEFLAKYLGGRFEPASNIANHSGVVNPQTTN from the coding sequence ATGCAAACTCATACATTTCAACAGTCAAAAACCGAACTTCCACCGTTGATAGAGCGGGAAATTCTGTTCGGAAACCCCGAAAAAACTAGCCCCCAACTTTCACCCGACGGCAAGTATCTCGCCTACATTGCACCAGATGAAAACAACGTCTTGCAAGTGCAATTGCGTACCGTCGGTCAAGCAGACGATCGCCAACTGACAGCAGATAAAAAACGCGGCATCCGCATCTTTTTGTGGACTTATAGCGGCGAAGAACTCATTTATCTTCAAGATACCGACGGTGATGAAAACTGGCATTTATTCTCAGTCAATATCCAGTCAAATCTGGTTCGCGACTTGACACCATTTCAAGGCGTTCAAGCTTATCCGATCGCCCTTGACCGCAACTTCCCCAATGAAATATTAGTGGGAATGAACATCCGCGATCGCAGCAAACACGACGTTTACCGCATCAACCTCAAAAATGGTGCAGTTGAATTTGACACCGACAACCCAGGTAACATCGTCGGTTGGACTGCTGACGCCCAATTCCAAGTGCGGGCGGCCACCGCCACAACTGCCGACGGCGGATCGGAATTGGTGTTTCGGGAAACTGCGGACAAGTCTTGGGAAAGCCTGCGAACTTGGGGGCCCGATGAGGAAGGCGGTGCCCTCATGTTCTCAGAAAACGGCAAAATTCTTTACATCATCGGCAATCACGATGCTAACGCCGAACGTTCGATCGCATTAGACTTAGAAACCAAACAAGAAACCGATCTCGCCTCTGACCCAGAATACGATGTCGGCGATATTTTGATACACCCCACCAAGCGAGAGATTCAGGCAGTTTCCTTCTACAAAGACAAACAAGAGTGGCAGATTTTAGACCAAAGCATAGCAGATGATTTTGAGGCGATCGGCAAATTCCGTCCCGGCGAATTCGACCTCACCAGCCGCAACCTCGCCGACACTACTTGGCTAATCGCTTACAGGACAGACGACGGCCCAGTTTACTACTATACCTACGATCGCGCCTCCAAAACCTGCACCTTCCTGTTCAGCAACCAACCAAAACTCGAAGGGCTACCGCTATCATCAATGGAACCCATTTCTTACACCGCAAGAGATGGTTTAACCATTCACGGCTACCTGACAAAACCTGTCGGAGTCGCCACACCCGTACCGACAGTCTTGCTAGTACACGGTGGCCCCTGGGGACGCGATACCTGGGGTTACGATTCAGAAGCCCAATGGCTGTCAAACCGAGGTTATGCCGTTTTGCAAATCAATTTTCGCGGTTCCGCCGGCTACGGCAAAGCCTTTCTCAATGCCGGCAATCGCGAATGGGCCGGTAAAATGCACGACGACTTGCTAGATGGGGTAAACTGGCTGGTAGAAACAGGAATTTCCCAACAGGATAAAATTGCGATTATGGGCGGTTCCTACGGTGGTTATGCTGCATTAGTCGGAGTGACTTTTACTCCCGATGTTTTTGCCTGCGCCGTCGATATTGTCGGCCCTAGCAATTTGATTACAATGATGGAAACTATTCCTCCTTATTGGGAAGCGCTGAAAGCAATGGAGTATCACCGCATCGGCAATTTGAAAACAGAACCGGAGTTTTTGAAATCGCGATCGCCCTTATTTTTAGTCGATCGCATCCAGAAACCTTTACTAATCGCCCAAGGTGCTAACGACCCGCGAGTAAAAGAATCAGAAAGCAAGCAAATTGTCAATGCCATGAAGCAAGCCGGCAAACCTGTAGAATACGTGCTGTATACAGACGAAGGACACGGATTTGCGCGGCCGGAAAATCGCCTGCACTTTTATGCGATCGCCGAAGAATTCCTAGCCAAATATTTAGGAGGCAGATTTGAACCGGCGAGCAACATTGCCAATCATTCTGGCGTGGTGAATCCGCAAACAACTAATTAG
- the psbA gene encoding photosystem II q(b) protein: MTTTLQQRSSANVWERFCEWVTSTDNRIYVGWFGVLMIPTLLSATICYVIAFIAAPPVDIDGIREPVAGSLMYGNNIITGAVVPSSNAIGLHFYPIWEAASLDEWLYNGGPYQLVIFHFLIGVFCYMGREWELSYRLGMRPWICVAYSAPVAAATAVFLIYPIGQGSFSDGMPLGISGTFNFMIVFQAEHNILMHPFHMLGVAGVFGGSLFSAMHGSLVTSSLVRETTETESQNYGYKFGQEEETYNIVAAHGYFGRLIFQYASFNNSRSLHFLLGAWPVVGIWFTALGISTMAFNLNGFNFNQSIIDSQGRVINTWADVINRANLGMEVMHERNAHNFPLDLAAAQTTPVALVAPSING; this comes from the coding sequence ATGACAACGACCTTACAGCAGCGCTCTAGCGCCAACGTCTGGGAACGCTTTTGTGAGTGGGTAACATCAACCGACAACCGCATTTATGTAGGTTGGTTCGGAGTCTTGATGATTCCCACCCTGCTCAGCGCCACCATCTGCTACGTCATCGCCTTCATCGCTGCCCCACCAGTGGACATCGACGGCATCCGCGAACCAGTAGCAGGTTCCTTAATGTACGGCAACAACATCATCACAGGTGCAGTTGTCCCCTCATCCAACGCCATCGGCTTGCACTTCTACCCCATCTGGGAAGCAGCTTCCCTCGATGAGTGGCTGTACAACGGCGGCCCTTACCAATTGGTAATCTTCCACTTCCTGATCGGTGTATTTTGCTACATGGGTCGCGAATGGGAACTGTCCTACCGCTTGGGAATGCGCCCTTGGATCTGCGTAGCTTACTCTGCACCAGTAGCAGCAGCCACCGCAGTATTCTTGATCTACCCGATCGGACAAGGCTCCTTCTCTGACGGTATGCCCTTGGGAATCTCCGGCACATTCAACTTCATGATCGTGTTCCAAGCCGAGCACAACATCCTGATGCACCCCTTCCACATGTTGGGAGTTGCCGGTGTCTTCGGTGGTAGCTTGTTCTCCGCCATGCACGGTTCTTTAGTTACCTCTAGCTTGGTTCGCGAAACAACCGAAACCGAATCGCAAAACTACGGTTACAAATTCGGTCAAGAAGAAGAAACCTACAACATCGTCGCAGCCCACGGCTACTTCGGTCGTTTGATTTTCCAATACGCTTCCTTCAACAACAGCCGTTCCTTGCACTTCTTGTTAGGTGCATGGCCAGTAGTCGGCATCTGGTTTACCGCTTTGGGTATCTCCACGATGGCGTTCAACTTGAACGGTTTCAACTTCAACCAATCGATTATCGACTCTCAAGGTCGCGTCATCAATACTTGGGCTGATGTCATCAACCGCGCTAACTTGGGTATGGAAGTAATGCACGAGCGCAACGCTCACAACTTCCCTCTCGACTTGGCTGCTGCACAAACCACTCCTGTAGCTTTGGTTGCTCCTTCTATCAACGGCTAA
- a CDS encoding HAD-IA family hydrolase: protein MTKIIFIDAAGTLFDVRGSVGEVYGKFAHRFGVTVKSEELNAAFFQSFADSNPMAFPGRELAKIPQLEFEWWQAVCANAFQIAGVVNQFSDFPKFFAELYAHFATAEPWFVYPDVLPALNKWQQKGIELAVVSNFDSRIYPVLKALNLAEYFTSVTISTEVGAAKPDSQIFTAALQKHNCIPENVLHIGDSFKADYCGAKNAGLNAIWLNRQQEKIDSGKLNLTDFQKLEEFPSLDFI, encoded by the coding sequence ATGACCAAAATTATTTTTATAGATGCCGCCGGTACACTATTTGACGTGCGCGGCAGCGTCGGCGAAGTCTACGGAAAATTTGCCCATAGGTTTGGAGTAACAGTTAAGAGTGAAGAGTTAAATGCAGCATTTTTTCAAAGTTTTGCCGACTCAAATCCGATGGCATTTCCCGGAAGAGAATTAGCCAAAATTCCCCAGCTAGAATTTGAATGGTGGCAAGCAGTTTGCGCGAACGCTTTTCAAATAGCAGGCGTTGTCAATCAATTCTCAGACTTTCCAAAGTTCTTTGCGGAACTATACGCTCATTTTGCCACCGCCGAACCTTGGTTCGTCTATCCCGACGTATTGCCAGCCTTAAATAAGTGGCAGCAAAAAGGAATTGAATTAGCAGTAGTATCGAATTTCGATTCCCGAATTTATCCCGTATTAAAAGCACTAAATTTAGCTGAATATTTCACATCAGTGACAATTTCCACCGAAGTTGGTGCAGCAAAACCAGACTCTCAAATTTTTACTGCGGCTTTGCAAAAGCACAACTGTATTCCCGAGAATGTGTTGCATATCGGCGACAGCTTCAAAGCAGATTATTGCGGTGCTAAAAATGCCGGGTTAAACGCAATTTGGTTGAATCGCCAACAGGAAAAAATAGATTCAGGAAAGTTGAATTTAACTGATTTCCAAAAATTAGAAGAGTTTCCCAGTCTGGATTTTATATAA
- a CDS encoding PAS domain S-box protein → MQISSNSSKFKNGDRNNEDGSSLLKSEERYKNLVANIPGAVYRCTCEYTDDGELTRTAAFLSEAVQEISGYPSSDFINDRVRSLASIIHPQDRKNVDTTVKKSVATRTPYILEYRIVRADGEISWVYEKGKAVCCEADEARGRQEGQGEIEGFLSAVVSPNSPSSPIANSLCRVVYLDGVILDITERKRAEEKLRNTQDFLNAVLQNLPISVFIKDAVEQKFIYWNTASEELFGYSRDEVILNHAADFLESDRANYLQAQDLEVLATRKGVDLPEQTIELPRGGKRILHTKKVPLFDESGAPKYILGIAEDITETKKTETELSRLAIVAQKTQNGVIITDAQGCIQWVNEGFTRISGYVLAEMQGKKPGDVLQGAQTDPLTIAQLRSALAAGVPFNQEIYNYNKDGRGYWVALSIAPIYQENGKLEGFIAVQTDITDRKQAEATLRERENYYRCIVETASEGVWMFDSESITTFANSRMAEMLGYTVEEMLGRSLFEFIDCDCRKIAESYVQRRREGIRERHDFKFTRKDGSHLWAIVSATPMFDAAGEFSGVLRMITDISDRKLAEAELRQTLKELEFEKFALDQSAIVSNTDECGAITYVNDQFCEQFKYSREELIGKTHRLVNSGYHSADFFKQLWSTIRQGKVWRGEMKNQAKDGTLFWLDTTIVPCLNTRGEPHQYVAIRKDITARKHAEEAVQLSESQLRAKNQELAKALRDVHKTQSMMVQNEKMVSLGQLVAGVAHEINNPVSFIYGNVMHADDYFKDLLKVLQLYQQEYPHPTGAIQQEINDIDLNFLLRDLPKLLNSMKMGAERIRQIVLSLKNFSRLDEAEQKQVDIHEGIESTLLILQHRLKETAGRPKIVLLKEFGDLPRVQCYAGQLNQVFMNIIGNAIDALEEAMETGQWAEGQLAPIPYCPSPTLRICTDVKYKQDTVRQADSAVSDASMRHPSHIVIRIADNGPGIPIDVHKRLFDPFFTTKEPGKGTGLGLSISYQIVVEKHGGLLKCDSAPGQGTEFAIEIPVGNRQ, encoded by the coding sequence ATGCAAATTTCTTCCAATTCTTCTAAATTTAAGAACGGCGATCGCAATAACGAAGACGGCTCATCTTTGTTAAAAAGCGAAGAACGATATAAAAATTTAGTAGCTAATATTCCCGGTGCTGTCTACCGCTGTACCTGCGAGTATACGGACGACGGGGAATTAACACGGACAGCGGCGTTTTTGAGCGAGGCTGTTCAAGAAATATCAGGCTATCCCTCTTCTGATTTTATCAACGATCGCGTCCGTTCCTTGGCAAGCATTATCCATCCTCAAGACCGGAAAAATGTGGATACTACTGTCAAAAAAAGTGTAGCAACCCGAACTCCGTACATTCTTGAATACCGGATTGTCCGGGCTGACGGCGAAATTAGCTGGGTTTACGAAAAAGGCAAAGCTGTTTGCTGCGAGGCGGACGAGGCTAGAGGAAGACAAGAGGGACAAGGGGAAATTGAGGGCTTTTTGTCGGCTGTGGTTTCGCCGAATTCGCCGAGTTCGCCGATCGCAAATTCTCTGTGTCGGGTTGTTTATCTCGACGGAGTGATTTTGGATATTACTGAGCGAAAGCGAGCTGAGGAAAAGCTGCGAAACACTCAAGATTTTCTGAATGCGGTACTGCAAAATCTACCGATTAGCGTCTTTATTAAAGATGCTGTAGAGCAAAAATTTATTTATTGGAATACTGCTAGCGAAGAATTGTTTGGCTATTCCAGGGATGAAGTTATCTTAAACCATGCTGCTGACTTTTTGGAGTCCGATCGGGCAAATTACTTGCAAGCACAAGATTTAGAAGTGTTGGCAACGAGAAAAGGCGTCGATTTGCCAGAACAAACTATCGAACTTCCGCGCGGGGGAAAGCGGATTTTGCACACGAAAAAAGTTCCTTTGTTTGACGAGTCTGGCGCGCCTAAGTACATTCTGGGTATTGCTGAAGATATTACGGAAACCAAAAAAACTGAAACAGAATTGTCGCGCTTGGCCATTGTGGCTCAAAAAACGCAAAATGGTGTGATTATTACTGATGCTCAAGGCTGCATTCAATGGGTGAATGAAGGATTTACTCGGATTAGCGGTTACGTGCTGGCAGAAATGCAGGGCAAAAAACCGGGTGATGTACTGCAAGGCGCTCAAACAGACCCGCTAACTATTGCTCAACTGCGATCGGCTTTGGCTGCGGGCGTGCCGTTTAATCAGGAAATCTACAATTACAACAAGGATGGAAGGGGTTATTGGGTGGCGCTTTCGATCGCCCCAATTTATCAAGAAAATGGGAAACTCGAAGGTTTTATTGCGGTGCAAACTGATATTACCGATCGCAAGCAAGCAGAGGCAACACTCAGGGAGAGGGAGAATTATTACCGCTGCATTGTCGAGACGGCTTCGGAGGGCGTTTGGATGTTTGACAGCGAAAGTATCACGACTTTTGCTAACTCTCGGATGGCCGAAATGCTGGGGTATACTGTGGAGGAAATGCTGGGGCGATCGCTATTTGAGTTTATCGACTGCGACTGTAGGAAAATAGCTGAAAGTTACGTCCAGCGCAGGCGGGAAGGCATTCGCGAACGCCACGATTTTAAGTTTACTCGGAAAGACGGATCTCACTTGTGGGCGATCGTGTCGGCGACGCCGATGTTCGATGCTGCTGGCGAATTTTCCGGGGTGTTGCGGATGATTACCGATATTAGCGATCGAAAACTTGCCGAAGCAGAATTGCGCCAAACTCTCAAAGAGTTGGAATTTGAAAAATTTGCTTTGGATCAATCGGCAATTGTCTCGAATACCGACGAATGCGGAGCCATTACCTATGTCAACGATCAATTTTGCGAACAATTTAAATATTCCCGAGAAGAACTGATCGGCAAAACCCACAGACTTGTCAATTCTGGCTATCATTCAGCAGATTTTTTCAAGCAGCTTTGGTCAACCATCCGCCAGGGAAAGGTTTGGCGGGGGGAAATGAAAAATCAAGCTAAAGACGGCACATTATTCTGGTTGGATACTACGATTGTACCTTGCTTAAATACCAGGGGAGAACCCCATCAATATGTAGCAATTCGCAAAGATATTACCGCTCGCAAACACGCCGAAGAAGCGGTGCAGCTTTCCGAAAGTCAATTGAGGGCTAAAAATCAAGAATTGGCCAAAGCCCTGCGGGACGTGCATAAAACTCAAAGCATGATGGTTCAAAATGAAAAAATGGTAAGTTTGGGCCAATTAGTCGCTGGCGTTGCTCACGAAATTAACAATCCAGTTAGCTTTATTTACGGCAACGTTATGCACGCTGACGATTACTTTAAAGACTTGCTAAAAGTGCTTCAGCTTTACCAGCAGGAATACCCGCACCCCACAGGAGCAATTCAACAAGAGATAAATGATATCGATTTGAATTTTCTGCTCAGAGATTTGCCGAAGCTGTTAAATTCGATGAAAATGGGAGCAGAGCGAATTCGCCAAATTGTCCTGTCACTGAAGAATTTTTCGCGATTAGATGAAGCCGAACAAAAGCAGGTGGATATTCACGAAGGGATTGAAAGCACTTTGTTGATTTTGCAGCACAGGTTGAAAGAAACGGCAGGGCGTCCTAAAATTGTGCTGCTCAAAGAGTTCGGAGATTTGCCCCGCGTACAGTGTTATGCGGGACAGTTGAATCAGGTTTTTATGAATATTATTGGCAATGCAATTGATGCTTTGGAAGAGGCAATGGAGACTGGACAGTGGGCAGAGGGACAACTGGCGCCTATTCCTTATTGTCCTTCGCCGACGCTGCGGATTTGTACGGATGTAAAATATAAACAGGATACTGTGAGGCAGGCAGATTCTGCGGTTTCTGATGCTTCAATGCGGCATCCTTCTCATATTGTGATTCGGATTGCTGACAACGGGCCGGGGATTCCGATAGATGTTCACAAAAGGCTGTTCGATCCGTTTTTTACTACGAAAGAACCTGGTAAAGGTACTGGTTTGGGGCTGTCTATCAGCTATCAAATTGTGGTGGAAAAACACGGCGGGCTGCTTAAGTGCGATTCTGCACCGGGTCAAGGCACGGAATTTGCGATCGAGATTCCTGTAGGGAACCGTCAGTAG
- the cobG gene encoding precorrin-3B synthase, translating to MGVYFWIPCVARGGDYLLALTDLPTCPGLFYGSQARDGVLSRMRIPGGILNAQQCWTIADLADRYSTGCLQVTNRANLQIRDLNSPVSDEVWQDLLELGLASRRVEVDPIRNIMASPTAGIDRQQLLDTRPLVKAWDDYLQTHPELSELSPKFSIGFDGGEAVSIRDLRNDILLAAEALSTQSEIIFRLHLNGDTRILIQESQCISVLAALASAYLEYTKNRPRIDGKKPRLRHLLADWGVESYLERVQQHLPFLLQFTSCTFPKNRQDACEAKSEFPCGVGILPARSFDSSARAIEQSRHLGIYPQQQSGFSYMGIALPLGKLESKQLRNLANLAQNLASGTLRLTPWQNLLISDIPNSQLFEVKKQVADLGLHSSATRLDSCLVACAGSSGCASAATDTQSHALAMVRDLAQKLTIDLPINIHFSGCQKSCAQHRPIDITLVGIQIERGYETIEGYDIYAGRKDLPFGRPIFQAVSAVEMPGAIERMLQVYQRFREPWESFGEFVDRQAIDQLQELSIAENRN from the coding sequence GTGGGCGTTTACTTTTGGATTCCCTGCGTAGCACGGGGAGGAGATTATTTGTTAGCATTGACTGATTTGCCGACTTGTCCGGGTTTATTTTACGGTTCCCAAGCCCGAGACGGAGTTTTATCGAGAATGCGGATTCCGGGGGGAATTTTAAACGCGCAGCAGTGTTGGACGATCGCCGATTTGGCCGATCGATACAGTACCGGTTGTTTGCAAGTAACGAATCGGGCGAATTTGCAAATCCGAGACTTGAATTCGCCAGTTTCTGATGAAGTTTGGCAAGATTTGCTGGAATTGGGATTGGCATCTCGCCGCGTTGAAGTTGACCCGATTCGCAATATTATGGCAAGCCCGACAGCAGGGATCGATCGCCAGCAGTTACTCGATACTCGCCCGCTAGTGAAAGCTTGGGATGATTACCTGCAAACGCATCCCGAATTGTCGGAACTTTCGCCTAAGTTCAGTATTGGCTTCGACGGCGGGGAAGCGGTTTCGATCCGCGATTTACGCAACGATATTTTATTAGCTGCTGAAGCGCTTTCAACCCAATCAGAAATCATTTTTAGGCTGCATTTAAACGGCGACACACGAATTTTGATCCAAGAATCGCAATGTATTTCAGTATTAGCCGCCCTCGCTAGCGCCTATCTTGAATACACTAAAAATCGACCGCGAATTGATGGCAAAAAACCGCGCTTGCGTCACCTCTTGGCAGATTGGGGTGTTGAAAGTTATCTAGAACGGGTACAGCAGCATTTACCATTTTTATTGCAATTCACATCTTGCACCTTTCCCAAAAACAGGCAAGATGCCTGTGAAGCGAAGAGTGAATTTCCGTGTGGGGTGGGCATCTTGCCCGCCCGTTCGTTCGACTCATCTGCAAGGGCGATCGAACAATCCCGACATCTCGGCATTTACCCTCAGCAACAGTCCGGTTTCTCTTACATGGGAATTGCACTCCCCCTAGGTAAGCTAGAATCAAAACAACTGCGGAATTTGGCAAATTTAGCCCAAAATCTAGCCAGCGGTACCCTGAGACTTACGCCGTGGCAAAATCTGTTGATTTCTGATATCCCCAACTCCCAGCTTTTTGAGGTAAAAAAGCAAGTCGCCGATTTGGGATTGCACTCGTCGGCGACTCGTCTAGATTCGTGCTTGGTGGCTTGTGCCGGCAGCAGCGGCTGTGCGTCGGCGGCGACAGATACTCAAAGTCACGCCCTAGCAATGGTGAGGGATTTAGCGCAAAAATTGACGATCGACCTGCCGATTAACATTCATTTCAGCGGTTGCCAAAAGTCCTGCGCCCAGCATCGGCCAATTGATATCACCCTGGTGGGAATTCAGATAGAGCGAGGATACGAGACGATCGAAGGTTACGACATTTATGCGGGTAGAAAAGATTTGCCCTTCGGACGACCAATTTTTCAGGCGGTGAGTGCGGTCGAGATGCCCGGTGCGATCGAGCGAATGTTGCAGGTATATCAGCGGTTTAGAGAGCCTTGGGAGTCATTTGGTGAGTTTGTCGATCGGCAGGCGATCGACCAATTGCAGGAGTTGTCGATCGCCGAAAATCGGAATTGA